In the genome of bacterium, the window AGCTCACACTCGAACGGCGCGCGGTCTCGGTATCGCCGTTCCCGATTCATGGAGTTTCCTTCTCCGGTTGCGCCTACATTCGTTGGACCGATTTCACCGTCGGCTCAGCCGACCGTCTGGCGGCGTTGGTCGAAGGCATCCGCGTCGAAGAACCGATCGGGATCATCCTCGACCTGCGTGGCAACCCCGGCGGCCTGCTCGATGAAGCGGTCAATGCCGCCGGTATCTTTCTGCCTCCCGATCAATTGATCTGCAAAGTGGCGGATCGTGGCGGACGCAACGTTATGGAGTACCGAACCGCCGAGTCCCCCGCCACCTTCACCGGTCCTCTGGCCATCGTCCTCGATGAAAACTCGGCTTCGGCCTCCGAGGTGATCGCCGCCGCGCTGCAGGAACTGGGGCGGGCCGTGGTGGTCGGACGGCGCAGTTACGGCAAGGGCTGGGTGCAGAATGTCTTCGAATTCGAGGACGGCAGCGCCCTGCGTTTGTCCACCGCCCGGTACTACACGCCCGCCGGACGCACCTTCGGCGATCCCCACATTCGTATCCCCGCCGATTCCGCGGCCGGCGACTCTGCCTGGTTTGGCCCTTCCGGTCTGGAGCCGGACACGATGGTGGAAGAGCTGGACGTCGGCCCCTGGGAGGATGCGCTGGCCCGGCGCGGCCTGTTTGCCGATTTCGCCATCGCCTATGCCGATGACTGGCCCGGCGACGATCTGGCGGTCGAACTGCGGTACTGGTGCGACTCGCTCGGCATTATCCCGGAAGGATTGGCCGCCCATCTCGTCGCAGCCGGGAAATCCCCGTCGGCGCACGGGCTCACTGCGGCCACCCGCGTTGAGCGGGAACATCTCCTCCTTTCGCTCGATTCAGCCTGGGTGCGTGATCGCACCATTCTGTTTGAACGCGAAATTGAGGCGTTGACCATGCGGCTGTGGGAGCAACGGATGATCGCGGTCGAGCGACCTGACGAGGCCGAACTGGATGAGTATCTGTCGGCCGATCCGGACTTGGCCGCCGCCCGCGACCTGCTGGAGCAACCGGAGCGCTACAACGCCTACGTCGGCCGCTGGCGACGCCAGATGGCCGCCCTCTCCGCCGCGCGCTAATTCTTGCCACCGTCCCAGCGTCTGGCTGTTGTCAGAGCCACCGCGGTTCAGTTCCTTCTCCGTGTCGGAACGCAGGGACGGAAACGCCGCATGGTGGAATTATTGACATTGCTGTGTGTCGGGCTGGTGGTCGGACTGGCCGGGGGGATTCTGGGCGTTGGCGGCGGCTTCCTGTTGGTTCCGATCCTGTTTTCCTGGCTGGGCTGGCCGATGTTGGCGGCAGTGGCCACCAGCCACTTCTGCGGACTGGCGGTCTCGGCCTCCGCCACCGGCAATTACTCGGCGGCCGGGCTGATCGACTGGCGGCTGGGGATCATCTTGGAGGTGGTAGCGGTGGCCGGGGCGGCCTTCGGCGCCCTGTCGGCGCGCTGGGCCCCGGTCGATGCCATCGCGATCGGGTT includes:
- a CDS encoding S41 family peptidase, which produces MWRFWQQLATGPRDPRGPSPRGFVFFLAILFLLYAAANWLRDDPRFSGALQLTTAFRYVLTHGAIDATPEMVFEAAVNGLTAPLDPFSGYMPAEELGYFEEETEGEYVGIGVEIKVTAGRIIIVRVFPQTPAAEALIQPGDAILAIDGTPTLGLTLSRAIELMRGEEGTSVAVRLSSPDGEERELTLERRAVSVSPFPIHGVSFSGCAYIRWTDFTVGSADRLAALVEGIRVEEPIGIILDLRGNPGGLLDEAVNAAGIFLPPDQLICKVADRGGRNVMEYRTAESPATFTGPLAIVLDENSASASEVIAAALQELGRAVVVGRRSYGKGWVQNVFEFEDGSALRLSTARYYTPAGRTFGDPHIRIPADSAAGDSAWFGPSGLEPDTMVEELDVGPWEDALARRGLFADFAIAYADDWPGDDLAVELRYWCDSLGIIPEGLAAHLVAAGKSPSAHGLTAATRVEREHLLLSLDSAWVRDRTILFEREIEALTMRLWEQRMIAVERPDEAELDEYLSADPDLAAARDLLEQPERYNAYVGRWRRQMAALSAAR